The following coding sequences lie in one Treponema socranskii subsp. buccale genomic window:
- a CDS encoding sugar ABC transporter ATP-binding protein has protein sequence MNGDVMLSMKNISITFPGVKALQHVDFTLRRGEIHALMGENGAGKSTLIKVLTGVHTRDEGTILLDGKEIDNRSPEEALQNGISTVYQEVNLCPNLSVAENIFVGHQPKKHFAIDWKKMNETAKEILGNVGLSHIDVTRALGKYSVAIQQMIAIARAVNFNCKVLILDEPTSSLDDREVANLFAVMKKLKSQGTGIVFVTHFLEQVYEVCDRITVLRNGELEGEFPIGELPRVKLVATMLGHEFDELASIRSNTQGSDRSDHAAEVVRAVGLSHTGTIKPFDIAIKQGEVVGLTGLLGSGRSELARTLYGADKVDTGTLFFKNEKLKASEPIDSMRAGMAFLPEDRKDESIIADLSVRENLIIALQAKTGVFKLLPAAKQNELAERYIKALNIKTPSPETLVRQLSGGNQQKVIIGRWLITHPDFLILDEPTRGIDVGTKTEIQKLIVQLAGQGMTIMFISSEIDEMLRTVNRLCVLRDGKKVGELENDDLTQHDVMAAIAGGENNGNE, from the coding sequence ATGAACGGCGATGTTATGCTTTCTATGAAAAATATTTCCATAACATTTCCGGGCGTAAAAGCGCTTCAGCATGTCGATTTCACGCTGCGCCGCGGAGAAATACACGCGCTGATGGGAGAAAACGGCGCCGGAAAAAGTACGCTTATCAAAGTTCTCACCGGAGTACATACGCGGGACGAAGGGACGATACTGCTAGACGGCAAAGAAATCGACAACCGTTCGCCCGAAGAAGCGCTACAAAACGGCATCAGTACCGTATATCAGGAAGTAAATCTTTGTCCGAATCTTTCCGTTGCCGAAAATATTTTCGTCGGACATCAGCCGAAAAAACATTTTGCCATCGATTGGAAAAAGATGAACGAGACGGCAAAAGAAATTCTCGGTAATGTCGGACTTTCGCATATCGATGTAACGCGCGCGCTCGGCAAATACTCCGTTGCGATCCAGCAGATGATCGCCATCGCGCGCGCGGTCAACTTCAACTGCAAAGTGCTCATCCTCGACGAGCCGACGAGTTCGCTCGACGACCGTGAAGTCGCAAATCTCTTTGCGGTTATGAAAAAATTAAAATCGCAGGGAACGGGTATCGTGTTCGTTACGCACTTTCTCGAACAAGTATACGAAGTGTGCGACAGAATTACCGTGCTTCGCAACGGAGAGCTCGAAGGCGAATTTCCTATCGGCGAACTGCCGCGTGTCAAACTCGTTGCAACGATGCTCGGCCACGAATTCGACGAGCTCGCGTCCATCCGCAGCAATACGCAGGGCAGCGATCGTTCCGATCACGCAGCGGAAGTCGTTCGTGCGGTCGGACTTTCTCACACGGGTACGATAAAGCCGTTCGATATCGCAATCAAGCAGGGTGAAGTCGTCGGGCTGACGGGATTGCTCGGCTCCGGCCGCTCGGAGCTTGCGCGCACCCTGTACGGTGCGGACAAAGTCGATACCGGTACGCTGTTTTTCAAAAACGAAAAACTGAAAGCGTCGGAACCGATCGACTCCATGCGCGCGGGAATGGCGTTTTTGCCGGAAGACCGCAAAGATGAAAGCATCATCGCCGATCTGTCGGTGCGAGAAAATTTAATAATCGCGCTGCAGGCTAAAACCGGCGTTTTCAAACTGCTGCCGGCGGCGAAGCAAAACGAACTTGCCGAACGGTACATCAAAGCGCTCAATATTAAAACGCCGTCACCGGAAACGCTCGTTCGTCAGCTGTCGGGCGGAAATCAGCAAAAAGTGATCATCGGGCGATGGCTTATAACGCATCCCGATTTTTTGATTCTCGACGAACCGACGCGCGGCATCGATGTCGGAACAAAAACGGAAATTCAAAAACTTATCGTTCAGCTTGCAGGGCAAGGCATGACTATTATGTTTATCAGTTCCGAAATCGACGAAATGCTCCGTACGGTGAACCGTCTGTGTGTACTTCGCGACGGAAAAAAAGTCGGCGAACTCGAAAACGACGACCTCACGCAGCACGACGTTATGGCGGCGATAGCCGGAGGAGAAAACAATGGCAACGAATAA
- a CDS encoding ATP-binding cassette domain-containing protein — protein MRVLSVDHVSYTYPQQNMPAVNDVDFSLEHGSYTAVVGLNGSGKSTLARILCGLLDADCGEVSYASGVRSALVFQSPKDQIICSVVFRDTAFGPQNLGLSPDEVELRTIESLTVVGLLHKASSPSVTLSLGQTQKEALAGIIAIDPDVIILDEALSMLDPDSKNDIFAFLSYWVRKGRTVVHITHDTDAIRKAKDVIAMEKGKIVYSGTTDDFFTDTELCERITGEKIVNSVFKKNNKNAMKFSAVSNMPDAEAINASSLKEAARRTIVCDDAAEAYAAHAVKKSEASLAFCNVGFSYGENVIFNNINFSLAKGTLTALTGVSGSGKSTLLEMAAGLLAPSYGEIRCDSRPALCRQNSDAALFERFAADDVAFGPGNRGVRGKALVSLVKRSMDEAGIPYAEYAERQTAELSGGEKRRLAVAGIIALDAPVLLFDEPTAGLDGPSRAKTIALLRSLAVSGHTVLFSTHRPDEADFADEEISVRDGELFLVRSNAASSNGEKIIKKGKSDADGAAGFDAQMNRYTLPDTVQMPLEGAKLLNSIRAASANTGNVKKNGSIAAKLPPAVKFIVFIALFAASLAVRPLSLCVCMFLLSLVYAFLAKYPKRRLFLSLVKTVPLLLFFCIFQMIFYPPLEGERMLLAYRYFTVTPSKLLLCLTTLIRTEGAIACILSFSYTTPEYDIVDGLSVLLKPLAIFHIPVRYVIIITEIVFRFMPLLLDEASEIIKTQLIRGGLKDAKGFFGRVRSLIPLFVPLIMQTIRRSEALADALTERCFS, from the coding sequence ATGCGAGTTCTTTCCGTCGATCACGTAAGCTACACTTATCCGCAGCAAAATATGCCGGCCGTCAACGATGTCGATTTTTCGCTCGAACACGGTTCGTACACGGCCGTCGTCGGATTGAACGGAAGCGGAAAGAGTACGCTTGCGCGGATTTTGTGCGGTCTCCTCGATGCCGACTGCGGCGAAGTTTCGTATGCGAGCGGCGTTCGCTCGGCTCTCGTATTTCAATCGCCGAAAGATCAAATCATCTGCAGCGTCGTTTTCCGCGATACGGCTTTCGGCCCGCAAAACCTCGGCCTCTCACCCGATGAAGTCGAACTCCGCACGATCGAATCGCTTACCGTCGTCGGTCTGCTTCATAAAGCTTCTTCGCCGTCCGTAACGCTGTCTCTCGGGCAAACGCAAAAAGAAGCGCTCGCCGGCATCATCGCGATCGATCCGGACGTGATCATACTGGACGAAGCGCTTTCCATGCTCGACCCCGATTCGAAAAACGATATATTTGCCTTCCTTTCGTATTGGGTTCGAAAAGGGCGGACGGTCGTCCACATCACGCATGATACGGATGCGATCCGAAAAGCGAAGGATGTCATCGCGATGGAAAAGGGGAAGATCGTATATTCGGGAACGACGGATGATTTTTTTACCGATACCGAACTGTGTGAACGCATTACGGGAGAAAAAATCGTAAACTCCGTTTTTAAAAAAAATAATAAAAATGCGATGAAATTTTCCGCCGTGTCGAATATGCCCGATGCCGAAGCGATAAATGCATCATCGCTAAAAGAAGCCGCGCGTCGGACGATTGTGTGCGATGATGCGGCGGAAGCGTATGCGGCACATGCCGTAAAAAAATCCGAAGCCTCTCTTGCCTTTTGCAATGTCGGATTTTCCTACGGTGAAAACGTCATTTTTAACAATATTAATTTTTCGCTTGCAAAAGGAACGCTTACCGCACTCACCGGCGTTTCGGGCAGCGGCAAATCGACGCTGTTGGAAATGGCGGCGGGTTTGCTCGCTCCGTCTTACGGCGAAATTCGCTGCGATTCGCGTCCCGCTTTGTGCAGGCAAAACAGCGACGCCGCCCTTTTCGAACGCTTTGCCGCAGACGATGTCGCCTTCGGACCCGGAAACCGCGGTGTTCGGGGAAAAGCGCTCGTTTCGCTCGTAAAGCGCTCGATGGATGAAGCGGGCATCCCGTACGCCGAATACGCGGAACGCCAGACGGCAGAACTTTCGGGCGGTGAAAAACGGCGGCTTGCCGTTGCGGGGATCATCGCGCTCGACGCTCCGGTGCTGCTCTTCGACGAACCGACTGCGGGGCTCGACGGCCCTTCCCGCGCAAAGACGATAGCGCTCCTTCGCTCGCTGGCCGTTTCGGGACATACGGTGCTGTTCAGCACGCACCGCCCGGACGAAGCCGATTTTGCCGACGAAGAGATATCCGTTCGGGACGGCGAGCTTTTTCTCGTTCGAAGTAACGCGGCTTCATCGAACGGCGAAAAAATTATTAAAAAGGGAAAATCCGATGCGGACGGTGCCGCAGGTTTCGACGCGCAGATGAATCGGTATACGCTTCCCGATACGGTACAGATGCCGCTTGAAGGTGCGAAATTATTAAATTCGATCCGTGCAGCTTCGGCGAATACGGGGAACGTCAAAAAAAACGGCAGTATAGCAGCGAAACTTCCGCCGGCAGTTAAATTCATCGTTTTTATCGCGCTCTTTGCCGCCTCTCTTGCCGTCCGACCGCTTTCGTTATGCGTGTGTATGTTTTTGCTTTCGCTCGTCTACGCGTTCTTGGCAAAGTATCCGAAACGGCGCCTTTTTTTATCGCTCGTAAAGACGGTTCCGCTTTTGCTGTTTTTTTGCATCTTTCAGATGATTTTTTATCCGCCGCTTGAAGGCGAACGGATGCTCCTCGCTTATCGATATTTTACCGTTACGCCGTCGAAGCTTTTGCTTTGCCTTACGACGCTTATCCGCACCGAAGGGGCTATCGCATGTATACTTTCGTTTTCATATACGACGCCGGAATACGATATCGTCGACGGTCTTTCGGTTTTGTTAAAGCCGCTTGCAATATTTCATATTCCCGTGCGATACGTTATCATAATAACGGAAATAGTTTTTCGCTTTATGCCCCTGCTTTTGGATGAAGCGTCGGAAATTATTAAAACGCAGCTCATCCGCGGCGGGCTAAAGGATGCGAAAGGATTTTTCGGCCGCGTGCGTTCGCTTATTCCGCTTTTTGTACCGCTTATCATGCAGACGATACGGAGGTCGGAAGCGCTCGCGGATGCGCTGACCGAAAGGTGTTTTTCATGA
- a CDS encoding ABC transporter permease subunit, producing MKTQLFKRKLDGSNFLLFVTIVLFVIMYIAGCIIFADAGFGKFQTFCNMLIDNAGLIIAASGMTIIMITGGIDISIGSVVGLVCMMLAYSMQNMGMNAWAAIFFVLLFGVAFGAVQGFLVAYMKLQPFIITLAGMFFCRGLTAIISVNQIAITENRTFLAIANKDIRLLIGATVNRRGVKMYPFIHPSVIIALAAMAVIWYVCKYTKFGRNLFAVGGNEQSALLMGINVRKTKFLAYMLNGFLASLAGFVFCLNTTSGFVEQARGFEMDAIASAVIGGTMLTGGVGTVVGTFFGVLIKATIETYIRCNGTLSSWWNKIVLSALLCFFIVLQSVFIMMKNQKRQ from the coding sequence ATGAAAACTCAGCTGTTCAAACGAAAACTCGACGGCAGCAATTTTTTACTTTTCGTCACGATCGTTCTGTTCGTCATAATGTATATCGCAGGCTGCATCATCTTTGCCGATGCGGGTTTCGGTAAATTTCAAACGTTTTGCAATATGCTTATCGACAATGCAGGATTGATAATCGCCGCTTCAGGTATGACGATCATCATGATCACCGGCGGCATCGATATTTCCATCGGTTCGGTCGTCGGTCTTGTGTGTATGATGCTCGCGTATTCCATGCAAAACATGGGGATGAATGCGTGGGCTGCGATTTTTTTCGTACTGCTGTTCGGTGTCGCATTCGGAGCGGTTCAGGGATTTCTCGTCGCCTATATGAAGCTGCAGCCCTTTATCATCACGCTCGCGGGAATGTTTTTTTGCCGCGGACTGACGGCGATCATCAGCGTCAACCAAATCGCCATCACCGAAAACCGAACCTTTCTCGCCATCGCGAATAAAGATATCCGTCTGCTTATCGGCGCGACGGTAAACAGACGCGGTGTAAAGATGTATCCGTTTATCCATCCGAGCGTTATCATCGCGCTCGCCGCAATGGCCGTTATCTGGTACGTTTGCAAGTATACGAAATTCGGACGCAATCTTTTTGCGGTCGGCGGCAACGAACAGTCGGCTCTGCTCATGGGTATCAATGTGCGCAAAACGAAATTCCTCGCGTATATGCTCAACGGATTCCTCGCCTCTCTTGCGGGATTCGTCTTTTGTCTCAACACGACGAGCGGTTTCGTCGAACAGGCGCGCGGCTTTGAAATGGATGCCATCGCATCGGCGGTTATCGGCGGTACGATGCTTACCGGCGGCGTCGGCACCGTTGTCGGAACCTTTTTCGGCGTGCTCATCAAAGCGACGATCGAAACCTATATCCGGTGCAACGGAACGCTTTCGTCGTGGTGGAATAAAATCGTGCTGTCCGCACTGCTCTGTTTTTTCATCGTGTTGCAGAGCGTATTTATCATGATGAAAAATCAAAAGCGGCAGTAA
- a CDS encoding ABC transporter substrate-binding protein, which yields MKLIKTISCIVAASICMAGAFAAGPKGVITVGYAQVGAESDWRMANTESFKSTFTKANGYKLIFDDAQQKQENQIKAIRNFIQQDVDYIVVAPVVETGWETVLNEAKRAGIPVLLSDRLMKVSDNSLYVCWVGGNFVKEGNDAVTWLNGYLKKIGRDKEDLNVVLIQGTIGSSAQVGRTQGITEGLAKNPKYHLLAKQSGEFTQAKGQEVMESFLKAYPKIDVVFCENDNEAFGAIDAIKAAGKRPGKDIIIISFDAVHEAFNKMIAGELNCAVECNPLHGPRIAEIIQKLEKGKKVEKIQYVVEGVFDQTNAAKELPNRKY from the coding sequence ATGAAATTGATTAAAACGATAAGCTGCATCGTAGCGGCAAGCATCTGCATGGCGGGCGCGTTTGCAGCCGGACCTAAGGGCGTCATCACGGTCGGTTATGCGCAGGTCGGCGCCGAATCGGATTGGCGGATGGCGAACACGGAATCTTTTAAAAGCACGTTCACCAAAGCGAACGGCTATAAACTGATCTTCGACGATGCACAGCAAAAACAGGAAAATCAAATCAAAGCGATCCGCAATTTTATCCAACAGGATGTCGATTATATCGTCGTCGCTCCCGTCGTTGAAACGGGATGGGAAACGGTTCTCAACGAAGCCAAGCGCGCAGGCATCCCCGTTTTGCTTTCCGACCGCTTAATGAAAGTTTCCGATAACAGCTTGTACGTCTGCTGGGTCGGCGGAAATTTCGTCAAAGAAGGAAACGATGCGGTCACGTGGCTCAACGGATATTTGAAAAAAATCGGCCGTGATAAAGAAGATTTGAATGTCGTCCTCATTCAGGGAACGATCGGTTCTTCCGCACAGGTCGGACGCACGCAGGGCATCACCGAAGGGCTCGCGAAAAATCCCAAATATCATCTGCTTGCAAAACAATCCGGCGAATTCACGCAGGCCAAGGGACAGGAAGTGATGGAATCGTTCTTAAAAGCGTATCCGAAAATCGACGTCGTATTCTGTGAAAACGACAACGAAGCGTTCGGCGCAATCGATGCCATCAAAGCCGCCGGCAAACGCCCGGGCAAAGACATCATCATCATTTCGTTTGACGCCGTTCACGAAGCGTTTAATAAAATGATCGCAGGAGAGCTCAACTGCGCGGTCGAATGCAATCCGCTTCACGGACCGCGTATCGCCGAAATCATTCAAAAACTTGAAAAGGGTAAAAAGGTTGAAAAGATTCAGTACGTCGTCGAAGGCGTGTTCGATCAGACAAATGCTGCAAAAGAATTACCGAACCGCAAATATTAA
- a CDS encoding ABC transporter substrate-binding protein, giving the protein MRNISLCIGAAFLCALSGCTKKANEERAQSSIILGFSQIGAESAWRTFNTKSMRLAAERSGIRLLYENAEQKQENQIKAIRSFIVYQVDVIVFVPIVQDGWDNVLREAKDAGIPVIVYDRKLTVSNEDLYAGYIGTDSVEEGRAAARFLLGKFKNKGGPFNILEIRGTDGSSASDGRSSGFREVLGDDDRFSIVYSESGDFIRSRGKEIAKTILAANGSLSIDGKPIDIIVSNNDGMTLGFLDVLREHGIRTGKDIVVVSYDAEQEALDRLRAGEINCVVECNPDSGERVMELVKLLAAGKSIPRRTDIPERVFTENDNLDDVPPRGY; this is encoded by the coding sequence ATGCGTAACATAAGCCTTTGTATCGGAGCCGCGTTTTTGTGTGCGCTCTCCGGCTGTACAAAAAAAGCAAACGAAGAGCGGGCGCAAAGCAGTATCATACTCGGATTTTCGCAGATCGGCGCGGAAAGCGCATGGCGCACGTTCAATACAAAATCGATGCGCCTTGCCGCCGAGCGCTCAGGTATCCGGCTCCTGTATGAAAATGCCGAACAAAAGCAGGAAAATCAAATCAAAGCGATCCGTTCGTTTATAGTTTATCAAGTCGATGTCATCGTTTTCGTTCCGATCGTGCAGGACGGGTGGGACAATGTATTGCGCGAAGCGAAAGACGCGGGAATTCCCGTCATCGTGTACGACAGAAAGCTCACCGTGTCGAACGAAGATCTCTATGCCGGATACATCGGAACGGACAGCGTCGAAGAAGGGCGCGCCGCCGCGCGTTTTTTGCTCGGTAAATTTAAAAACAAGGGCGGCCCGTTCAATATCCTCGAAATACGCGGTACCGACGGGTCATCCGCATCGGACGGCCGCTCAAGCGGCTTTCGGGAAGTGCTCGGGGACGATGACCGCTTTTCGATCGTATACAGCGAAAGCGGAGACTTTATCCGGTCGCGGGGAAAAGAGATCGCAAAGACGATTTTAGCGGCGAACGGCTCCCTTTCAATAGACGGAAAGCCGATCGATATAATCGTCTCCAACAACGACGGGATGACGCTCGGTTTTTTGGACGTGCTCCGCGAACACGGAATCCGAACGGGAAAGGACATCGTCGTCGTAAGCTACGACGCGGAACAGGAAGCGCTCGATAGGCTGAGGGCGGGAGAGATCAACTGTGTCGTCGAATGCAATCCCGACAGCGGTGAGCGTGTTATGGAACTCGTCAAACTTTTGGCGGCGGGAAAATCCATTCCGCGTCGTACCGATATACCCGAGCGGGTGTTTACTGAAAACGACAATCTCGATGATGTGCCGCCACGAGGTTATTGA
- a CDS encoding MATE family efflux transporter, which produces MQENKMGTMPVTKLILNMSLPMMFSMFVQALYNIVDSVFVAQINENALTAVSLAFPVQGLMISVGVGTAVGVNALLSMRLGQKKQDEVNATAENGLFLAVCSFIAFFVIGLFCMHPYLTSQTADSEIIDFGMEYLNVVVLGSFGMFSAIMLDRLLQGTGRTVFTMYSQTAGALTNIILDPLLIFGIGPFPRMGMTGAALATVIGQWLSMCLSFVFNVKINTEIQFRLSRFRPDAFVIRQIYKVGVPSILLNSITSVTTYFLNLILGSFSSTAIAVYGVYFKLNSFIFMPVFGLNNGIVPIIAYNYGAEHKKRIVQTIKNGTLLAVGIMAFGTLIFEVFPVQLLKLFQASDAMLAIGVPAMRIVASSFVGAAVAISLSSIFQAFSSAMYSMFVSFARQLLVLLPAAYLLSLARNIDDVWLAFPIAEVMSVGLSCFFMVKVYRTKIKPLSER; this is translated from the coding sequence ATGCAGGAAAATAAAATGGGCACGATGCCCGTGACCAAGCTCATCTTGAATATGTCGCTTCCGATGATGTTTTCGATGTTCGTGCAGGCGCTCTACAATATCGTCGACAGCGTGTTCGTCGCACAGATAAACGAAAATGCGCTCACGGCGGTATCGCTCGCTTTTCCCGTTCAGGGACTCATGATCTCAGTCGGCGTCGGAACGGCGGTCGGCGTCAATGCCCTCCTTTCGATGCGTCTCGGACAAAAAAAACAGGACGAAGTAAATGCGACTGCCGAAAACGGACTCTTTCTCGCCGTGTGCAGCTTTATCGCGTTTTTCGTTATCGGCCTCTTTTGCATGCACCCTTATCTTACAAGCCAAACGGCTGACAGCGAAATTATCGATTTCGGCATGGAGTATTTGAACGTCGTCGTGCTCGGCTCTTTCGGTATGTTTTCCGCAATCATGCTTGACCGCCTTTTGCAGGGGACGGGGCGCACGGTTTTTACGATGTATTCGCAGACGGCGGGCGCACTCACGAATATCATCCTCGATCCGCTGCTCATCTTCGGCATCGGCCCCTTCCCGCGCATGGGTATGACGGGGGCTGCGCTCGCAACGGTTATCGGGCAGTGGCTCAGCATGTGCCTGTCGTTCGTTTTCAACGTGAAAATCAATACGGAGATTCAATTCCGCTTGTCGCGCTTCCGTCCCGACGCGTTCGTGATACGGCAGATTTATAAAGTCGGCGTGCCGTCGATCCTGCTCAATTCGATCACGTCGGTTACGACGTATTTTTTGAACCTCATTCTCGGCTCGTTTTCGTCGACGGCGATCGCGGTGTACGGCGTGTACTTTAAACTGAACAGCTTTATCTTTATGCCGGTTTTCGGTTTGAATAACGGCATCGTTCCGATCATCGCGTACAACTACGGAGCGGAACACAAAAAGCGTATCGTGCAGACAATCAAAAACGGCACACTCCTCGCCGTCGGCATTATGGCTTTCGGTACGCTTATTTTCGAAGTCTTTCCGGTGCAGCTGCTGAAACTCTTTCAAGCGTCCGATGCGATGCTTGCGATCGGAGTGCCCGCGATGCGCATCGTCGCGTCGAGCTTTGTCGGTGCTGCCGTCGCGATTTCACTGTCGTCGATCTTTCAAGCATTCAGCTCGGCGATGTACAGCATGTTCGTTTCTTTTGCGCGTCAGCTCCTCGTTCTTTTGCCTGCCGCCTATCTTTTGTCGCTCGCCCGCAATATCGACGATGTATGGCTTGCTTTTCCGATCGCGGAAGTCATGTCGGTCGGTCTCTCGTGCTTTTTTATGGTGAAAGTATACCGCACGAAAATCAAGCCTCTTTCGGAGCGATAA
- a CDS encoding ABC transporter permease, with protein MATNKSLRQSLARNPLLLPVAALIIMLCVNVIITPSFFKISIQNGVLYGYTIDILNRACELVILSIGMTLAVASSRGTDISVGAVEAVAAAVCVRLLGSSYDAYAVPFAFAAVICLIAGVACGAFNGFLVARLRIQPMIATLILFTAGRGIAQLLSAREINGVMVPGQILYVRMESFKYIGGFIPGVVIPTPVFIAAAFVIATTLLLRKTALGMYIETVGINPKAGRLVGINSTLVIFFCYVFCGLASGLAGLISSSRIYSSDANNIGLYMELDAILAVALGGNSLGGGKFNLAGSVIGAITIQALTTGLYAVGVSADQLPVYKAIVVVLIVTLQSEEFKRIRAVYKLKRRHARSATMEASQ; from the coding sequence ATGGCAACGAATAAATCGCTGCGGCAATCGTTAGCGCGCAATCCTCTGCTGCTGCCGGTCGCCGCGCTTATCATCATGCTTTGCGTAAACGTAATCATTACGCCGTCGTTTTTTAAAATATCCATTCAAAACGGTGTGCTGTACGGCTATACGATCGACATTTTAAACCGTGCGTGCGAATTGGTCATTTTGTCGATCGGCATGACGCTCGCCGTCGCTTCTTCACGCGGTACGGATATCTCCGTAGGTGCGGTCGAAGCGGTCGCGGCCGCAGTCTGCGTCCGCCTGCTCGGTTCAAGCTACGACGCGTATGCCGTCCCTTTCGCATTCGCGGCGGTGATATGTCTGATTGCAGGCGTCGCGTGCGGCGCGTTCAACGGGTTTCTCGTGGCTCGCCTTCGTATACAACCGATGATCGCCACACTTATCCTGTTTACCGCAGGGCGCGGCATCGCGCAGTTGTTGAGCGCGCGGGAGATCAACGGCGTCATGGTGCCCGGTCAAATTCTCTACGTGCGTATGGAATCGTTTAAATACATCGGAGGTTTTATTCCGGGCGTCGTCATTCCCACGCCCGTTTTTATCGCCGCCGCTTTCGTCATCGCGACGACGCTGCTGCTCAGAAAAACCGCGCTCGGCATGTATATTGAAACGGTCGGCATAAATCCGAAAGCGGGCCGGCTCGTCGGCATCAATTCGACGCTCGTCATCTTTTTTTGCTATGTGTTTTGCGGACTCGCATCGGGGCTCGCAGGCCTCATCTCGTCGAGCCGTATCTATTCGAGCGATGCAAACAATATCGGACTCTACATGGAGCTCGATGCGATCCTCGCGGTAGCCCTCGGCGGCAACAGTCTCGGCGGCGGTAAATTCAATCTTGCCGGTTCCGTTATCGGCGCGATTACGATTCAAGCGCTCACGACGGGACTCTATGCCGTGGGCGTTTCGGCGGATCAGCTTCCCGTATATAAAGCGATCGTCGTCGTTCTCATCGTGACGCTGCAGTCGGAGGAGTTCAAACGGATCCGTGCGGTGTATAAGCTGAAGCGCAGACATGCCCGCAGCGCAACGATGGAGGCATCACAATGA
- a CDS encoding flavodoxin family protein: MEDTVIIYYSLDGNTDHVARRIAEKTGAKLVRLETKRAYPRKGFKKFFIGGRDALCGVQPELKSPLPDLAPFRNIVIGTPVWASRPAPAINTFLRRTKIDGKRIALFACSGGGQAETCFNKMESLLAGNEILCRASFINPAFKSGKAVDDAIDEIVSALSG, translated from the coding sequence ATGGAAGATACGGTAATCATATATTATTCGCTCGACGGAAATACCGACCATGTCGCCCGGCGCATTGCGGAAAAAACGGGCGCAAAACTCGTACGGCTTGAAACGAAAAGGGCGTACCCGCGTAAAGGGTTCAAAAAATTTTTTATCGGAGGACGCGACGCTCTCTGCGGCGTGCAGCCCGAATTGAAGTCTCCGCTCCCCGATCTTGCGCCTTTCCGCAACATCGTCATCGGTACTCCCGTCTGGGCAAGCCGTCCCGCTCCGGCAATCAATACTTTTTTGCGGCGTACAAAGATTGACGGAAAACGCATCGCGCTCTTTGCATGTTCGGGCGGAGGACAAGCGGAAACCTGTTTTAACAAAATGGAGTCGCTCCTCGCCGGCAATGAAATTCTCTGCCGGGCATCTTTTATAAATCCCGCGTTCAAAAGCGGAAAAGCGGTCGACGACGCGATCGACGAGATCGTCTCCGCTCTGTCCGGTTGA